Part of the Paenibacillus kyungheensis genome, CAACATATTTTTTCGGCAACTACATTTTCGCAGGGATTGGATTATATTCGTGAATACGATATTGATCTACTAATTACCGATCTTGAAGTAGAAGGCTTGAATGGAATAGATGATATGCAACAGGTGAAATTGATCAAACCTTCTATCGAAATAATAGTTGTTTCAACACATAATACATTTGAATATGCACAGGCAGCTATCCGTCTGGGTGTCAAAAATTACTTAATCAAACCACTTGAGCTTGAGCCGTTTCTAGATTCGGTGCGAGAAGTATTGTTGCATGTTAATATCGCTAGACCAGCGATTGAACATACTCATTGGGCTCAAGGCAATCATTTTCAGATGCAACGACATACGATTCAAAATCATATCAAGCTAAATCAGTTATTTGCTCCACATGCTTATATACCTCAAGAAGAATCGGTATATCAATCGTTAGGATTGCATGGTCCTTATTACGCTATGATCAAAATTCAGTATCAACCGCTTACTTCAAATCAGGTCGCTCTCACGGTAGCCGATCACTATTTGCTCAATTATGCGGTAATGAATCTGGCAGTCGAATTGGTGCACAATCAGTGGAATAGCGTTACTTTTGAGACAGATGAATGTGAAGTTAATATGATTATGCAATGGGATGAGACATCATATCTTCAAGGATGGCATCATAAGATTCGTCAATTGAATCAATTGGGGCAGTTATTGCATAACCATATTAATAACTATTTGCATATTCCCAATGTGATAGGGATCAGTCAGATTTTGAAAGGAAACGAATTTATCAATCAATTAAATATACAAGCTCACCGGGCATTAATGTGGCATACTCAATATCCAGATCATCATGTCTTTTATTATGGAGATATGTATTGGAAAAAGCATGAAGTCAGTGAGCCAACAGCAGTAATAGAAGAGAACAAAGGAAAGAATCCGTATAATCTGATCGTATCTCAGGTCAAAGCTTATATCGAAAAGTGTTATGGACAAAAAGGGTTAACTATTCATGATGTAGCCAAAAAAAATCATGTCAGCCCTAATTATTTAAGCTATTTGTTCAAAAAAAATACAGGCTTTAATCTATGGGAATATGTGATCAAGCTACGTATGGAAGAGAGTCGCAATTTATTGTTAGAAACAGATCTACGTAGATATGAAGTAGCAGAACGTGTAGGATATGAATCTCCAGAACATTTCAGCAAAATATTTAAACGATACTACGGCATCAGTCCTAGTGAATTCAAGCAATTGCAAGCTTAAATGGAATTTGATGCAGATTAAAATCGAGACAAAGATATATAATGCTTATTCATATGTAATAACCAAGTTAACACGTCAGATTAATTGGCAAAGCCGAAGAAGAACTGTTATGATTTGTAGTATTGATTTGCAAATTATAACAGGAAGCAGGAATCCATGATGACGTACAGTTATGTTTCTCATTTGGAATGTCCGGTATGTGATACAACGTATGATGCAAATAAAATTCAACAACTTTGTACCTGTGGTTCACCACTATTAGTACGGTATGATCTAGAACGTGTCCGTAATGAAGTGAAACGATCTGCTATTCGAGAACGCAATCCTGATCTATGGCGTTATCATGAATTATTACCTGTACAGCATGAAGATCATGTCATCACGTTAGGAGAAGGAATGACTCCTTTACTTTCTATGCCCAAGTTAGGTGAACGTTATGGACTGACTCATTTATATATGAAAGATGAAAGTTTGATTCCAACAGGAAGCTTCAAAGCAAGAGGAGCGGCAGTAGGCATTTCCAAAGCTAAAGAGTTAGGTGTCCAGCAATTTGCGATGCCAACGAATGGTAATGCAGGGGCGGCATGGGCGCTGTATGCGGCTCGCGCAGGGATCAAAGCAACGATTGTCATGCCTCAAGATGCGCCTTCTATTACTCGCACTGAAGTGTCTTTGTCTGGTGCAGAGTTATTTTTGGTCAATGGATTAATTAGTGATGCCGGTAAAATGGTTGCAGAAAAGGTAAAACACGATCAGATTTACGATGCATCTACACTCAAAGAACCTTATCGGATCGAAGGCAAAAAAACGATGGGCTTAGAAATAGCAGAACAACTAGGCTGGGCAATGCCAGATGTTATTTTGTATCCAACTGGTGGCGGTGTCGGTCTGATCGGTATTTACAAAGCGTTACAAGAACTGAAAGAAATCGGCTGGTTAGCAGGCAAATTACCTCGATTGGTTGCTGTGCAAGCCGAAGGATGCGCCCCGATTGTCAAAGCATGGGAAGAAAAGAAAGAGCGCTCTGAATTTTGGGAGCAATCAACGACGGTTGCTTTTGGGATTAATGTTCCCAAAGCACTTGGTGATTTTCTAGTATTGCGTGCATTGTATGAGACAGACGGTATGGCGATTGCTATTTCTGATCAAGAACTGCTAGAAGAACAACAACATATCGCTGAATATGAAGGTGCGTTTGTGTGCCCTGAAGGTGCAGCTACATTTGCCGCGGCTAAACGATTGACTGAACAAGGCTGGATCGGTCGTGATGAATCGGTAGTCGTGTTGAATACAGGAGCAGGTATTAAATATCCAGATACAGTGAAGATCGAAGTTCCATTGTTAGAAATTGGTGAATCGATTATATAAGTAATATAGAATAGGATCATAGACTGTAGCAGTTTTCACATCAGGTGAGGACTGTTTTTTTTATTACATAGACTATTTTGAGGTAGAAGTCATGATTAAAAAATCCTCAATTTATAATAGTGTAACTCTAACTGGAAAAATGTTACAATCTCCATATTAACAAGTACTTTTTGTTTTTGGTACACTATCTGATCAAAAAGGGGATACATCTCAATGAATCCAGCTGAAGAACGTCCAACAGACAAAGGTATTGATACAGAGTCGTTATGCGAAGAAAAAGCATTAGAGCTAAAGCAAGCCGGATATCATTTTATTGCTAGATATTACAATCAGAATAATCCCCACAAAAATCTAACAAAGACCGAAGCTCAAGCGCTAACTCAAGCAGGGTTGTATATTGTGGCTGTTTGGGAAAATGGATATCCAACATCGGTATCGTATTTCTCACAAGAAGTCGGAGAAAGTGATGCTACATCTGCCTACAATTATGCCAAACATACGATTGGACAGCCGCAAGGTTCTACGATTTATTTTGCAGTCGATTTTGATGCGTCACCAACAGATCTAAGCGAGTTTGTTCATCACTATTTTCAAAAGATTATTGATACCTTCAAAGAATTAGGCAATGAATATCATATTGGAGTCTACGGTTCAGGGCTGACTTGTGAATATATACTTAAAAACTTTTCCGAGATATCGTATACATGGTTAGCAGAATCATCAGGTTGGAGCAATTCTAGAACTTTTGAACAATGGAATATCAAACAAGTGGGAAGTGGAACAGAAGTTGGCTTCTCGGTAGACTTTAATGAAGCTCAAGGAGATGGCGGCGGATTTAGATTGGAATCATAATCTTTGTTTGCTTTACGGCTATTTGCGTTACGATATGTTATAGATCGCAAAAAAAGCAATCTCCAACTTACAATAAAGATCCAGCGATATTAAAAAGTAAAGTCTTATTCTAATCTAACTCAGATTGGGATAAGATTTTTTGTTGTTGACCTTAACGTTACGTCAATGTGTATGGTAAGAACAGAGCTTATAATCTTACTATACAGGAGGCAAAAAATAATGCGTGTCCATATTCGCAATACTACGATTTTGACGATGAATAAAGAAGAAGCACCTTTTCTCGGTGATATTGTGATCCATAACGATCGAATAGAGCATATTATTCACAAAGATCAGCAAACTATCGATCCTATCATTCTAGAACAGATAAATCATGACGATGTACAGGTTATTGACGGTACTGATATGGTGACGATGCCAGGCTTAATCAATGCACATCAACATACACCGATGAATTTGTTAAAAGGGTTTTCTGATGATCTTAAATTAATGGATTGGTTAGAAAAGAAAATGTTCCCTGCTGAAGCGCAAATGACTCCAGAAGATATCTATTGGGGTAGCCAATTGTCGATGGCTGAAATGATTCGTTCGGGCACAACAACTTTTGCCGATATGTATATGCATATGAATCAGATTGCTCAAGCTGTAGAGGAAGTCGGTATGAGAGCCTCGTTAACACGTGGATTGGTCTTTCATGACGATGATCAAGGTGCACGTATTCGGGAAGCGATAGAATTGGTAGAACAATGGCATGGACAAGCAGATGGGCGTATCACCACTATGTTCGGCCCGCATGCACCCTATACATGTCCACCGGATTCTTTGCTAGAAGTGATAGAACTTGCGAAGCAGTATCAGTTACCGATTCATATCCATCTTGCTGAGACGAAAGAAGAAGTAATCACGATGCGTGAACGTTATGAGCAGACACCGACACAATATCTATATGAGCTAGGATTATTTGAGCAATTGCATGTGATGTTAGCACATAGTGTTCATCTGACCAAACGAGATATTCAATATTTAACAGGAATGCGCGGAGGGGTTATTCATAATCCGGTGAGTAATTTGAAATTGGGTTGTGGTATTGCCCCAGTTACCGAAATGATGAAACAGGGGATTACGGTAGGATTAGGTACAGATGGAGCAGGAAGTGCTACAACACTGGATATGTTCCAGGAGATCAAAGCAGCCACATGGTTACAAAAATTAGACTATGGCGATCCTACCGTATTGCCTGCTTACCAGTCATTGCAAATGGCTACTATAGAAAGTGCCAAATTATTAGCAATTGATCATGAGACCGGTACATTAGAAGTAGGCAAAAAAGCAGATATGATTTTGATTGATTTACTTCAACCTCATTTACAGCCTGTCCATCATATTGTTTCTTTACTTGCGTATAGCGCAAATGGGGCAGATGTAGATATAACTATCGTAAATGGACAAATACTGATGAGACAACGCCAATTAATCACTATAGATGAGCAAGAAGTGATACGTCAGGGAAATATACGAGCCCAACGAATCGTAAACGGTATTTAATAGAAATGTATATCCGAAAGCCACTGCGTCTAGCATATAGATACAGTGGCTTTTTACATTATGTTTACATTAAATTTACACTGAGTTGATAAAAGTAAATGATTGCTTTAAAATATTGGGTTAGGATGTAAAGGAGGAACTGCAATTGAATGTTTCACAGGTGGACTATGAGGCTTTTCGCTGGATAAATGATGGAGCAACCATGTTTTCATTTATAAATCCATTGATGTTATTTTTATCAAAATATGCTGTTGTGTTTTTTGTGATTGGAGCATTGATTTATTGGTTTACTCGCGCACACGCTAATCGTCGTATGATTACGCAAGCTTTATTGTCGGCACTAATCGGATTTACAACAAGCTGGATATTAGGTAAATTATTTTACCGGGATCGACCCTTTGTCGATCATGAAGTATTCCAGTTAGTTCATCATGAAGCCAATGCTTCTTTTCCAAGTAATCATGCGTTAGGTGCATTTGTTATTGCTATGACGATCTGGTTATTCCGTCGTCGCGATGGTTGGATATGGTTGATTCTTGCTTCAGGTATCGCTATTGCTAGAGTCTGGACAGGTGTCCATTATCCTACAGATGTGCTTGCTGGAGCTTTATTAGGAGTTTTGATTGCTGTTGTAGTACATAGAGTATTTACACGAATATCACTCGCTAAAAGCTTGATGGAGTTAGGCATTTATCATTATGAACAAATCGAAAGAAAAGTATGGCGTAGTAAGTCAAGTTATCGTAATCGTTAAAATAGCCTAACCATCGCAACAAAAAAATCTGCTTTGAAGTCAACGTGTCTACGATCAGACACTGATGATTCAGAAGCAGATTTTTTTGATATATATCATTATTTATAAGCAATACAATCTTGCTAGAGACATAAATGACAAATTGTTTTATTTGTCTGCTTGAACCATGCGCACTAACAAGTGAGCCAGTTTGTGACGTTGGTCTTCATCGCCGACTTTCCACAATTCATATAACAATTTCTCTTCGCGGTTACGTGGTTCTTCGTGAGTAGCTAGATAATCAGCAACTTTTTGTGCAATTTTAGCTAACTTTTCTTCACCTAGTCCGATAGATTCCCCAAGTTGAATACGTTTGCCCAAATAAGACTTGAACGATTCAAAATTGCTTAAAATATCTTCTTTTTGATCATCACTCAAACGATTTAGTGTAGTTTCCACCTGTCCTGTTGCGATTTCTCCGTCTTTTTTAACGATATGTGATTCTTCTGACATTATGAATTCCTCCTCGTTGTTTGTGGTGTACTACGTTATATATAACCGCATCATACAATTCTAATCTTTTCACAATAAACTTCTTTCGAACCCTTAGAGCAGGTATTAGGACAAGGTATTAATTTTGTTATTCACTTTTAACTTTATTGCAACTTTTGCATAAAATATTTGCAGTATACTGAATATAGAAGTAAGCCACTTACTCACACCTGAACAAGACAAAAATCATACATTAATCACTAATTGGAAAAAAGTTACATGGTTCTGTAAGTACGTAATACGGGTAATAAAGGCTACACAAGGTTAATCAGTTACCAACACATTATTGTTGGCGGTCTATTGAGCTGACCGACCATTTTAAGGAGAGATGAAGCGATGTTTAAAACGATGATGGGTATTTTTGGTGCAGGGGCTGCTTCATTGATCCTCTTGACTTCTGGAAGCTTGACTCAGACTTCAGGAACGGTCACAGCCGATGCTGCTACAGTTACACAAAGCGTGTATGCAGATACGTATGCACCTGCTGCTAATGTACCGGCAGACGGAACTTATACTGTGTTTATCAACAAAATTGACCGTGATTCCAACAATGGCAACTATGAGCTAACTGTTGATCCTATCAACTGGTACCTCGGAGAAGCAGCGAATGTTGAATTTAATAAAGAAAATCCGAATAGTGGCATTGATGGAGCACCTGATGGTTACTACATTACTAATGATGATACACAAACATATAATTACGCAGTAGCAACTAATCCAAAAGTATTGATGCAAATTTATGATCATACAGGTCAATGGAAAGATATTGATACCAATTGGAATGAGCCTGTTAGTATTCAAAAGTTAAATGCGATTTTCCAAAAACCTGATCTACTTGATCCTACGGTATTTCCATACCACATTACAATAAAAGATGGACAAGTAAGTCAAATCGTACAGCAGTATATTCCTTAATATACTGTGCATCAAGATAAATACTTCAAGGGACTGCTGTACTGGCGCAATAATAGACCAGTATCGTAGTCCCTTTTGTATAGATTGGTAAAGTAATAGCTGTTCAGAATCCAAAAGTTATCTCTGCAAAATGACAAAAATTTTGCGGAGTCGTGTCAATCTGGTATGATCTTTATATACGCTTGGATGCTGAATAGGTGATCGTCTGCAACTTTTGCCACAGTTATGCGTTACATTACTTGAGGAGGTGCATTTATGATGCAACGAAATATTCAATTACTACTGAAACGGACTCCATTTGCATTAATCTTGTTAGTCGGCATTCTAATGTTGGCGGCATGTGGCAATAAGGAGCAACCAGCAACAGCTCCTGCTGAAAATGGTAGCACCGGTACTACAGAAACCAACCCAACTACAGAGGTGACACCACCTGCTACAGGAACGACAGATGATTCTTCATCTGAAAGTGTAGAGGACAACCAATCTACAGATGATAATACAGCGGGAACAACAGAAGAAAGTGTAGAAGCAGACGATAACAACGAAGCTACTGACACGACAACAGATTCTTCTGCCGCTGAAACGAAAAGTGCAACAGGTACATTTACAGGATTAGCAGACGAACATTCTGCTGAAATCATGGTAGATGGTCAACCAATGGTATTCCAATTAAGTGATGCAGCTCAAACAGTAGCAGGAAACTTGAAAGAAGAATCAAAAGTAAGCTTCCAGTATACTGAAAAAGCGATCCCTGGTGATGATAAAATCAAATCAATGACTATTACCAAATTAGAAGCTGTAAAATAATTAATCGTTATTCATAAGATCGTATAAAAAAGCTCCGAATCCACTGTAAAGTGAGTTCGGAGCTTTTTGTGTATCTACATGTATTACACTGATTCAGCTTGTTCAGGACGACGTGAGACCAGACGTACCAGATCAAGAGTAAGAATAGGAAGTGCCATCCCTGCAGGGTACGCTAGATATCTAGCTTGCCATTCAGGAGAGAACTTTTCTTTGTAGCGGCGTAATCCTTCAAATCCATACCAGTGCCCTCCATATTGGAACACCAGACGTGCTAATTTTTCTTCACGATGTGCATTTTGATTTTCGCCTACACTGGACAGTGGAGACATGCCTAGATTGAAATAAGAATATCCTTGTTCTTTTGCCCATTCGATCAAGCGGACAAACAATACATCCATCGTACCATTTGGCGTGTCATTTAAGTGACGCATGAGATCGATCGAAATCACTTGATTCTGGTCATAAGCAGGAGCCAGTGTTGCAAACGCTAAAATCTGACCTTCTGCATTACGAAGTAGAGCCAGTGGAGAACGCTGGATATACCGTTCATTGAACCAACCTAACGAATAAGCTTTTTCTTTACGATCGCCTAACCACTCATTGGAAATCTGACGTAGCTCTGCTAATAGATCCGCTTGATAAGGCGGAGACAGTACTTCAAACGTCTGTCCTTCTCGATCAGATTTATTTTTAGCTGTTCGCAAGTTTTGATTGCTTTTACCACTTAGTGTAAAGGTATCTAATGGCACAAGCGCTTCTTCGCCAAGCTTGAAGAAGTTATAACCATTTTCATGATAGATGGATAGATATTCAGGTGCTGCCTGATAAAAGACTACAGTTAAAGCATAATGGTCAGCATAACTTTGGAACTCTTGAATAGCTGCCCCGACCAAATTTTTATTTCCAATCGGATCACCGAGTACAATTAGTTTATCACGTACACGAGAATAAGGAATTAAGATTTGATCATTTTGCGCCCAGTAAAAGTTTTTATCACCCAGATACAGAAGGTGAGTCAGCAGATTACCGTCTTCTTTACCAATAAAATCTGTGAACTTTTCGATCTGTGCTTCATCTGGACGAACACCTGTATAACGATGCGGACGAAGAGTGAAGATAGAGGCTATCAAAATCAAAGCTCCGATAAATCCAATCACCGCTGTAACTGCATATTCGTGCGGGTCTAAAAACCAGTGCTGTGCACGTAATGGCAAATGTCGCAAAATAGCAGGATGAATATGTGTACCAATCAAGTAATACGATAATGCTGAAATAAAAGCAAGTAACGCCCAGATCCAGATACTACGTATAGAAATGCTAGTACTTTCACGATTAAAGCGAGCACGTGACACCCATAGTACCAATGCTACGATCAGTAGAATAATCGCTTCTTCGTAATCGAACCCTTTGGCAAAGGTGAAAATAGCCCCTGTTAACAGCAAAGCGCCTGTCAGCAAGTATGCACGCCGAATACGAAGCGAAATACCCCGTGATACAATAATCAGCATAATCCCGATAATAACAGACAATTGTTCAGAAAAGCGCATAATCGGTAAAGATAATAGATGCTCCATAAAACGTAAACGATCAATCAAGCCAGGAGTTGCCGCCGATAACAGCAAAATAACGCCGCTGGCAAAAACCAATTTGCCGAGTGCCCATGCACCTAGATCACTTAGTAAGCCAAATTGAGAAGGCCATCCCCAAAATTTAACCCATGTGTTACGCGAAGCATCCAGACTGTTCGATAGCATGTCACGCATTTGCTTAGTGCTTGGACTCATTTCAAAAGCAGCCAATACCAAACCGATTAACCACGGAACAACAAAATAGAAAATACGGAATAATAACAAAATCGTTAGTGCGCGCGATGGATCAACACCTAATGTGTGTAATCCAAGCAAAGCAATCAGATCAAATGCTCCGATACCACCAGGAGCCATACTGATAATCCCTGCAATCGCAGCTACAACGTACACACCGAATACCGGAGCAAACGGTAAATGATTGAGATCATAAAAAGCGAATAGCCAGAACAATGTACCCGCACAAGCCCATTCAAGTAAAGAAGAGCCAATCGAAGCGGCAATGACTTTCCAGGGTAACTTGCCATCTCCTTTATGGAACCATTTCGCAAATAATGAAGAACGTTGCATTAATAAAAAGAACGGTAGATATAATGAGACTCCCCATACTCCTAATCGAAGCCATGGATGCTCCTGAAAAATAGGCTCAACTGGAAACACACCGATCAATGTCAAACAGCCGAGCAAAGACAATCCTACTAATACAATAGGAGATAAGAAAAGTACTGCAGCACCCATCGTTTTCATAGGTACGCCACTTTTCTTATAGAGCAATGTACGTAATCCTACACCGGTAAGACCAGCAAACCCAATCATATTGTTGAATGTATTTGCGATCCAAGCATACCGATAAGTTGTTTTCCAATTCACATCAAGCTTGAACTGCTTTCGTATTAAATAATCGTAAGTACTCATTGCCGATACAGCGATAAAAGAAGCAATGATTAGTTGAATAACGATATGAACAGGCATCATACGTAACTCATGAATAATTTTAGCTAAATTGATATTCTGAATCTCATGTCTTCCATATACAAAAATAATGGCTAGAATAGCTACAGGAATCAGTATCCTTATAATTTTAGCGCGATATAAAGCTGTGAATAATTGTAAGATTTTAAGCTTTCGAAGCGATTCTCTCATTGTGTCGTCGACTCCACCTTTAGACAGATTAAACTTATGATTTGTAAGTACAGCATATTAGCTTATCCTAATTTGCACATATGATATTCTTGGTAAATGGATGTATATCTGGATGGTGTAACATTCTTATCTATCATACTACATCGGTATGTGTAAAACACAATTTGATAGGATTCTATACATTGCCTGTATATTGTATTTGAAGCGTAATAAAAAATCCCTTCTAGTTGAAGTGTAGGGGTTCATTTAGGAATGAACA contains:
- a CDS encoding undecaprenyl-diphosphatase, with product MNVSQVDYEAFRWINDGATMFSFINPLMLFLSKYAVVFFVIGALIYWFTRAHANRRMITQALLSALIGFTTSWILGKLFYRDRPFVDHEVFQLVHHEANASFPSNHALGAFVIAMTIWLFRRRDGWIWLILASGIAIARVWTGVHYPTDVLAGALLGVLIAVVVHRVFTRISLAKSLMELGIYHYEQIERKVWRSKSSYRNR
- a CDS encoding helix-turn-helix domain-containing protein, coding for MYNILMLDDDQEMIATISPLLLHSGLNIQHIFSATTFSQGLDYIREYDIDLLITDLEVEGLNGIDDMQQVKLIKPSIEIIVVSTHNTFEYAQAAIRLGVKNYLIKPLELEPFLDSVREVLLHVNIARPAIEHTHWAQGNHFQMQRHTIQNHIKLNQLFAPHAYIPQEESVYQSLGLHGPYYAMIKIQYQPLTSNQVALTVADHYLLNYAVMNLAVELVHNQWNSVTFETDECEVNMIMQWDETSYLQGWHHKIRQLNQLGQLLHNHINNYLHIPNVIGISQILKGNEFINQLNIQAHRALMWHTQYPDHHVFYYGDMYWKKHEVSEPTAVIEENKGKNPYNLIVSQVKAYIEKCYGQKGLTIHDVAKKNHVSPNYLSYLFKKNTGFNLWEYVIKLRMEESRNLLLETDLRRYEVAERVGYESPEHFSKIFKRYYGISPSEFKQLQA
- a CDS encoding threonine synthase, translating into MTYSYVSHLECPVCDTTYDANKIQQLCTCGSPLLVRYDLERVRNEVKRSAIRERNPDLWRYHELLPVQHEDHVITLGEGMTPLLSMPKLGERYGLTHLYMKDESLIPTGSFKARGAAVGISKAKELGVQQFAMPTNGNAGAAWALYAARAGIKATIVMPQDAPSITRTEVSLSGAELFLVNGLISDAGKMVAEKVKHDQIYDASTLKEPYRIEGKKTMGLEIAEQLGWAMPDVILYPTGGGVGLIGIYKALQELKEIGWLAGKLPRLVAVQAEGCAPIVKAWEEKKERSEFWEQSTTVAFGINVPKALGDFLVLRALYETDGMAIAISDQELLEEQQHIAEYEGAFVCPEGAATFAAAKRLTEQGWIGRDESVVVLNTGAGIKYPDTVKIEVPLLEIGESII
- the mprF gene encoding bifunctional lysylphosphatidylglycerol flippase/synthetase MprF, with translation MRESLRKLKILQLFTALYRAKIIRILIPVAILAIIFVYGRHEIQNINLAKIIHELRMMPVHIVIQLIIASFIAVSAMSTYDYLIRKQFKLDVNWKTTYRYAWIANTFNNMIGFAGLTGVGLRTLLYKKSGVPMKTMGAAVLFLSPIVLVGLSLLGCLTLIGVFPVEPIFQEHPWLRLGVWGVSLYLPFFLLMQRSSLFAKWFHKGDGKLPWKVIAASIGSSLLEWACAGTLFWLFAFYDLNHLPFAPVFGVYVVAAIAGIISMAPGGIGAFDLIALLGLHTLGVDPSRALTILLLFRIFYFVVPWLIGLVLAAFEMSPSTKQMRDMLSNSLDASRNTWVKFWGWPSQFGLLSDLGAWALGKLVFASGVILLLSAATPGLIDRLRFMEHLLSLPIMRFSEQLSVIIGIMLIIVSRGISLRIRRAYLLTGALLLTGAIFTFAKGFDYEEAIILLIVALVLWVSRARFNRESTSISIRSIWIWALLAFISALSYYLIGTHIHPAILRHLPLRAQHWFLDPHEYAVTAVIGFIGALILIASIFTLRPHRYTGVRPDEAQIEKFTDFIGKEDGNLLTHLLYLGDKNFYWAQNDQILIPYSRVRDKLIVLGDPIGNKNLVGAAIQEFQSYADHYALTVVFYQAAPEYLSIYHENGYNFFKLGEEALVPLDTFTLSGKSNQNLRTAKNKSDREGQTFEVLSPPYQADLLAELRQISNEWLGDRKEKAYSLGWFNERYIQRSPLALLRNAEGQILAFATLAPAYDQNQVISIDLMRHLNDTPNGTMDVLFVRLIEWAKEQGYSYFNLGMSPLSSVGENQNAHREEKLARLVFQYGGHWYGFEGLRRYKEKFSPEWQARYLAYPAGMALPILTLDLVRLVSRRPEQAESV
- a CDS encoding amidohydrolase, producing the protein MRVHIRNTTILTMNKEEAPFLGDIVIHNDRIEHIIHKDQQTIDPIILEQINHDDVQVIDGTDMVTMPGLINAHQHTPMNLLKGFSDDLKLMDWLEKKMFPAEAQMTPEDIYWGSQLSMAEMIRSGTTTFADMYMHMNQIAQAVEEVGMRASLTRGLVFHDDDQGARIREAIELVEQWHGQADGRITTMFGPHAPYTCPPDSLLEVIELAKQYQLPIHIHLAETKEEVITMRERYEQTPTQYLYELGLFEQLHVMLAHSVHLTKRDIQYLTGMRGGVIHNPVSNLKLGCGIAPVTEMMKQGITVGLGTDGAGSATTLDMFQEIKAATWLQKLDYGDPTVLPAYQSLQMATIESAKLLAIDHETGTLEVGKKADMILIDLLQPHLQPVHHIVSLLAYSANGADVDITIVNGQILMRQRQLITIDEQEVIRQGNIRAQRIVNGI
- a CDS encoding DUF3243 domain-containing protein is translated as MSEESHIVKKDGEIATGQVETTLNRLSDDQKEDILSNFESFKSYLGKRIQLGESIGLGEEKLAKIAQKVADYLATHEEPRNREEKLLYELWKVGDEDQRHKLAHLLVRMVQADK
- a CDS encoding DUF1906 domain-containing protein; the protein is MNPAEERPTDKGIDTESLCEEKALELKQAGYHFIARYYNQNNPHKNLTKTEAQALTQAGLYIVAVWENGYPTSVSYFSQEVGESDATSAYNYAKHTIGQPQGSTIYFAVDFDASPTDLSEFVHHYFQKIIDTFKELGNEYHIGVYGSGLTCEYILKNFSEISYTWLAESSGWSNSRTFEQWNIKQVGSGTEVGFSVDFNEAQGDGGGFRLES